In Neorhizobium galegae, the following proteins share a genomic window:
- a CDS encoding NADH-quinone oxidoreductase subunit D gives MTEHNVRNFNINFGPQHPAAHGVLRLVLELDGEIVERVDPHIGLLHRGTEKLIETKTYLQAVPYFDRLDYVAPMNQEHAFALAVEKLLDIQIPIRGQLIRVLYSEIGRILSHLLNVTTQAMDVGALTPPLWGFEEREKLMVFYERASGSRMHAAYFRPGGVHQDLPAELVEDIGKWCDQFPAKLDDIDELLTGNRIFKQRNVDIGVVKLEDAWAWGFSGVMVRGSGAAWDLRRSQPYECYSDLEFDIPIGKNGDCYDRYLIRMIEMRESVKIMKQCVNRLLGDARTGPFSSADGKVVPPKRGEMKRSMEALIHHFKLYTEGYHVPAGEVYAAVEAPKGEFGVFLVADGSNKPYRCKIRAPGYAHLQAMDFICRGHQLADVSAVLGSLDIVFGEVDR, from the coding sequence CATGGCGTGTTGCGCCTGGTTCTGGAGCTTGATGGCGAAATCGTCGAACGCGTCGATCCGCATATCGGCCTGCTTCACCGCGGCACCGAGAAGCTGATCGAGACCAAGACCTATCTGCAGGCCGTTCCCTATTTCGACCGCCTCGATTACGTCGCGCCGATGAACCAGGAGCATGCGTTTGCGCTCGCCGTCGAAAAGCTCCTGGATATCCAGATCCCGATCCGCGGCCAGCTGATTCGTGTTTTGTATTCGGAAATCGGCCGCATCCTCTCGCACCTTCTCAACGTCACCACGCAGGCGATGGACGTCGGTGCGCTGACGCCGCCGCTCTGGGGCTTCGAAGAGCGCGAAAAGCTGATGGTGTTCTATGAGCGCGCATCCGGCTCCCGCATGCATGCGGCCTATTTCCGTCCCGGCGGCGTCCATCAGGACCTGCCGGCGGAACTGGTCGAGGACATCGGCAAGTGGTGCGACCAATTCCCGGCCAAGCTCGACGACATCGACGAACTGCTGACCGGCAACCGCATCTTCAAGCAGCGCAATGTCGACATCGGCGTCGTCAAGCTCGAAGACGCCTGGGCCTGGGGCTTTTCCGGCGTCATGGTGCGCGGTTCGGGCGCTGCCTGGGATCTGCGCCGCTCGCAGCCTTATGAGTGTTATTCTGACCTCGAATTCGACATTCCGATCGGCAAGAACGGCGACTGCTACGACCGTTACCTGATCCGCATGATCGAGATGCGCGAATCGGTGAAGATCATGAAGCAGTGCGTCAACCGTCTGCTCGGCGACGCCAGGACTGGCCCGTTCTCGTCAGCGGATGGCAAGGTCGTGCCGCCGAAGCGTGGCGAGATGAAGCGGTCGATGGAAGCGCTGATCCACCACTTCAAGCTCTATACCGAAGGTTATCACGTGCCGGCCGGCGAGGTTTATGCGGCGGTCGAAGCGCCGAAGGGCGAGTTCGGCGTCTTCCTCGTCGCCGACGGCAGCAACAAGCCGTATCGCTGCAAGATCCGCGCGCCGGGTTATGCCCATCTCCAGGCCATGGATTTCATCTGTCGGGGACACCAGCTGGCCGACGTTTCGGCGGTGCTCGGCTCGCTCGACATCGTCTTCGGCGAGGTGGACCGCTGA